The following proteins come from a genomic window of Solea solea chromosome 3, fSolSol10.1, whole genome shotgun sequence:
- the itih2 gene encoding inter-alpha-trypsin inhibitor heavy chain H2: MKRVLLLLLLLLLQQSCCFEFVIDGRCEDEMFQDQDQQRHKRAILTSEEQEDFEAIRGDDITVKSYRVESRITSRFAHTTVRSSVVNSGPAAQSIGFNVQIPKRAFITNFTMNVNGITFVGSVKEKTVARNLYAQARARGKAAGIVRANSQDMETFKTEVHVPSGSHIEFELHYQEMMHRRLGFYEHSLYLQPGRLVPQFQVDVYIYEPKGISTVEIPNTLGQHFRELIKVTSTKDKAHVVFKPNLQQQKHCENCSHSVIDGVFTVKYDVERDANAGELQVSDGHFVHFFAPSNLSPLPKNIVFVIDVSGSMWGVKMKQTVEAMQAILDDLTVDDFFSIIDFNHNVRCWSESLVSGSSIQIQDAKNYVQNIKPNGGTNINEALLRAVQMLVRATQQKVIDPRSVSMIILVSDGDPTVGEIKLSTIQKNVKRVMRDDFSLFSLGIGFDVDYDFLERIAMENRGTAQRIFANHDAAEQLRTFYSQVSSPLLRKITTQFPEDLVSDVTQNHFDKYFSGSELVVAGKVLPSEETTLTTITTASAAGLDLTLHTETEMSQLDVELMKQQHAFTGFARQMWSYIKIKQLISERSLAPTAMKKRKITQQIMTLAVEHQFVTPLTALLVESEDATERLLADAPKDPKHGCCSGAGVGGPGSGLVTPVTHVYGIPPWAQVSTPAPSQAVIGVQDWTLPPKVNLVDNDPHFIIHLPQSNMDVCFNIDSKPGHILNLVSDPGAGVVVNGQLISSKQLIKDDVRTFFGIISVYSQRDGVAVTISTDDIIVHRGNVSHSFTWRATAQLSQDRVRVSIVKNSHVTVTVNTNIQVMALLHRVWNKHPVNVDFLGIYVPNDNQYSDLVHGLIGQFSGEPDVSVYDIHEGSDPEKKEATMEVKGNKLQVTRGWQKDYRQDTQGGTNISCWFVHNSGRGFIDGHFSDYIVPSLLSFLQKL, encoded by the exons ATGAAGCgagtactgctgctgctgctgctgctgctgctgcaacaaagCTGCTGCTTTGAGTTTGTCATCGATGGACGATGTGAGGACGAGATG ttccaggatcaggatcagcagagacacaag AGAGCCATTTTGACCAGCGAGGAGCAGGAAGACTTTGAg GCCATACGTGGAGATGACATCACCGTTAAGAGCTACAGGGTGGAGAGCCGCATCACGTCGCGCTTCGCTCACACCACCGTCAGGAGCTCAGTGGTTAACTCTGGTCCTGCAGCTCAGAGCATCGGCTTCAACGTCCAGATTCCCAAACGAGCGTTCATCACCAACTTCACCAT gaACGTGAACGGGATCACGTTTGTGGGCTCGGTGAAGGAGAAGACCGTGGCCAGGAACCTGTACGCTCAGGCCAGAGCCAGAGGGAAGGCTGCAGGCATCGTCAG AGCAAACTCCCAGGACATGGAGACCTTTAAGACGGAGGTCCACGTTCCTTCAGGCAGTCACATCGAGTTTGAGCTGCACTATCAGGAGATGATGCACAGGAGACTTGGTTTCTACGAGCACTCGCTGTATCTGCAGCCAGGGAGACTTGTTCCTCAGTTCCAG GTGGACGTTTACATCTATGAACCAAAGGGAATCTCAACAGTAGAAATTCCAAACACTCTGGGACAACATTTCAGGGAACTCATCAAAGTCACGTCCACCAAAGACAAG GCTCATGTTGTATTTAAGCCGAAccttcagcagcagaaacactgtGAGAACTGCAGTCACAGCGTCATCGACGGAGTGTTCACCGTTAAATATGACGTGGAGAGAGACGCTAACGCTGGAGagctgcag GTCTCTGATGGACATTTTGTCCACTTCTTTGCTCCGTCCAATCTGTCTCCTCTTCCTAAAAACATCGTGTTTGTCATCGACGTCAGCGGCTCCATGTGGGGAGTCAAGATGAAACAG ACGGTGGAGGCCATGCAGGCGATCTTAGACGATCTGACCGTGGACGACTTCTTCAGCATCATCGACTTTAATCACAACGTCCGCTGCTGGAGTGAAAGTCTGGTTTCAGGATCTTCAATCCAGATCCAAGACGCCAAGAATTACGTCCAGAACATCAAACCCAACGGAG gcACCAACATTAACGAAGCTCTGCTTCGAGCCGTTCAGATGTTGGTGAGAGCGACTCAGCAAAAGGTCATCGACCCTCGTTCTGTCTCCATGATTATACTGGTGTCTGATGGAGATCCTACTGTGG GAGAGATAAAGCTGAGTACAATCCAGAAGAACGTGAAGCGAGTGATGAGAGACgacttctctctcttctctctcggGATTGGCTTCGACGTGGATTACGACTTCCTGGAGCGGATCGCGATGGAGAACCGAGGAACGGCTCAGAGGATTTTCGCGAACCACGACGCCGCCGAGCAGCTGAGG ACCTTTTACAGTCAggtttcttctcctctgctgagGAAAATCACCACACAGTTCCCTGAAGACCTGGTTTCAGACGTCACTCAGAACCACTTTGACAAATACTTCAGTGGCTCTGAGCTCGTGGTTGCCGGGAAAGTTCTGCCATCTGAGGAGACCACGCTGACCACCATCACCACTGCATCTGCT gctgGTCTAGACCTCACtcttcacacagagacagaaatgtcacaGTTGGACGTGGAGCTAATGAAACAGCAGCACGCGTTCACAGGCTTCGCTCGACAGATGTGGTCGtacatcaaaatcaaacaactgaTCTCTGAGCg ATCTCTGGCTCCCACAgcgatgaagaagaggaagatcacACAGCAGATCATGACTCTGGCTGTAGAACATCAGTTCGTGACTCCTCTCACCGCTCTGCTCGTGGAGAGCGAGGACGCCACAGAGCGACTGCTGGCCGACGCCCCCAAAGACCCCAAACATGGCTGCTGCTCCGGTgcag GAGTCGGAGGTCCAGGTTCTGGTCTTGTAACTCCGGTGACTCACGTCTACGGGATTCCACCCTGGGCCCAGGTCTCCACCCCCGCCCCGAGTCAGGCTGTGATTGGTGTACAGGACTGGACTCTGCCCCCGAAGGTCAATTTAG TGGACAACGACCCTCACTTCATCATCCATTTGCCCCAAAGTAACATGGACGTCTGCTTCAACATCGACTCGAAACCTGGTCACATCCTGAACCTGGTGTCAGACCCTGGAGCAG GTGTGGTGGTGAacggtcagctgatcagctccAAACAGCTGATCAAAGACGACGTCAGAACTTTCTTTGGAATAATCTCAGTTTATTCTCAACGTGACGGAGTCGCCGTGACGATCAGCACCGATGACATCATCGTTCACCGCGGCAACGTCTCTCACTCGTTCACCTGGAGAGCAACGGCTCAGCTGTCACAGGACAG GGTGAGAGTGTCCATCGTGAAGAACTCTCATGTCACCGTGACAgtgaacacaaacatacaggTGATGGCGCTGTTGCACCGCGTGTGGAACAAACATCCAGTCAACGTGGATTTCCTGGGAATCTACGTCCCCAATGATAACCAGTATTCTGATCTGGTCCATGGACTCATAG gtcaGTTTTCTGGAGAACCTGACGTGAGCGTGTACGACATCCATGAAGGATCAGACCCTGAGAAGAAGGAGGCGACCATGGAGGTGAAGGGCAA
- the itih5 gene encoding inter-alpha-trypsin inhibitor heavy chain H5 isoform X2, with the protein MKMKMKMMMMMMMMMMGCAAQEQLQKDEDMDPDVSEFDLNFAPPRIPRQVKTILTKETKPHIQELSIRTTIISRYAFTAVYCVMLNRHSVAADATFHFHIPADAFVSNFTMIIGGRVYQSEVRPREKKVKQNKSKNKESGDASPQLDAQVFRALVNIPGRNRAVFLLTYEQLLRRRLGRYEHVTSLRPLQLVSRLSLDITIVDQSMIRDLEVLLLRNGASAQKISVKPETPVATEISNEKNVCRITFSPNIVQQAKISTSGMLGDFLVRYDVQRDMGIGDIQVLNGHFVHYFAPKDLPVVPKNVVFVIDTSASMLGKKIRQTKDALFTILKDLRPEDHFNFISFSSKVKVWQPGRLVPVTPLTVRDAKKFIFTLVPSGGTNIDGAIQTGSSLLGDYLSGSDSGPNSVSLIIFLTDGRPTVGEVQSTAILGRTRSAVRENFCIFTIGIGNDVDYRLLERMAVENCGMMRRIGEEADASAMLKGFYDEIGTPLLSDIRINYTEDSVQYVTQRLFNNYFNGSEIVVAGKLTDRSVKSLHVLVTASNNDKDIVLETDVPLRRQQIQTREHVTAATVAMAGGAKGPGSEVAQRLGVALGSIAEDFVERVWGFLSVKEGLRSRLRSQTSREREEHVHQATNLSITYNFLTPLTDLVLEKPEVLAHGSMAPAPTVSSTSGEAESTANQLPDTEDAALQTSNTEPSSHTSSLRNTIADGDPHFVVDFPLSKLSVCFNINGEPGHVLRLLSDHRHSGVTVNGKLVGAPAPQGSHKQRRTYFSTITVIVDRPKRAYIEVNPERVILDGRDRLVLPCHSSVEVDSGVLSVSVVAQCNVTVTVGGDISFVILLHHYRNPAPYQRNHLGFYIGNSKGLSHHCHGLLGQFLYEEVGVAKLPAQEDVKPSTVLKVKGRSVPVVQKSRRIFSGTQSVDCWFARNNAAQLIDGEYADYVVSHMFHTDTPMFHTDTPVFHTEGEPQDS; encoded by the exons atgaagatgaagatgaagatgatgatgatgatgatgatgatgatgatgggctGTGCTGCTCAGGAACAGCTGCAGAAGGATGAGGACATGGATCCAGACGTGTCAGAATTTGATTTAAACTTT GCTCCTCCCAGAATTCCACGACAGGTGAAAACAATCTTAACAAAG gAGACCAAACCTCACATCCAGGAACTGTCCATCAGAACCACCATCATCTCTCGTTACGCCTTCACGGCCGTTTACTGCGTCATGTTGAACCGTCACAGCGTCGCCGCTGACGCCACCTTTCACTTCCACATTCCTGCTGATGCTTTTGTCTCCAACTTCACCAT GATCATTGGTGGGCGTGTCTACCAGAGTGAGGTCAGGCCAAGGGAGAAGAAGGTCAAGcagaacaaaagcaaaaacaaagagtCAGGTGATGCAag tcctcagttGGACGCACAGGTCTTCAGAGCGCTCGTGAACATTCCCGGTAGAAACCGAGCCGTGTTCTTGCTCACGTACGAGCAGCTGCTGCGTCGCCGTCTGGGTCGATATGAACATGTGACCAGTCTGCGGCCGCTGCAGCTCGTCAGCCGCTTGAGTCTGGACATCACCATCGTGGACCAGTCCATGATCCGGGACCTGGAGGTTCTACTGCTCCGTAACGGAGCTAGTGCTCAGAAGATCTCAG TCAAACCTGAGACTCCCGTCGCCACGGAGATCAGCAACGAGAAGAACGTCTGCAGAATCACCTTCAGCCCCAACATCGTCCAACAGGCCAAGATCAGCACCAGCGGCATGCTGGGAGATTTCCTGGTTCGCTACGACGTCCAGAGAGACATGGGGATCGGAGACATTCAG GTGTTGAACGGCCATTTTGTTCACTACTTTGCTCCCAAAGATCTTCCTGTCGTTCCTAAGAACGTGGTGTTTGTGATCGACACCAGCGCCTCCATGCTAGGGAAGAAGATCCGACAG aCTAAAGACGCTCTCTTCACCATCCTGAAAGACCTGCGTCCAGAAGATCACTTTAACTTCATCAGCTTCTCCAGCAAAGTCAAAGTGTGGCAGCCCGGGCGTCTGGTTCCCGTCACGCCGCTCACCGTCAGAGACGCCAAGAAGTTCATATTCACGCTGGTTCCTTCAGGAG GTACGAACATCGATGGAGCGATCCAGACCGGCTCCTCTCTGCTGGGTGATTATCTCTCAGGTTCTGACTCGGGTCCAAACAGCGTCTCGCTCATCATCTTCTTGACGGACGGACGGCCGACTGTCGGGGAAGTCCAGTCAACTGCGATCTTAGGCAGAACCCGCTCCGCCGTGCGGGAGAACTTCTGCATCTTCACCATCGGGATCGGGAACGACGTGGATTATCGTCTGCTGGAGCGAATGGCCGTGGAAAACTGTGGGATGATGAGACGCATCGGCGAGGAGGCCGACGCCAGCGCCATGCTCAAAGG GTTCTACGATGAGATCGGGACGCCCCTGCTCTCTGACATCAGGATCAACTACACAGAAGACTCGGTGCAGTACGTCACTCAGCGTCTGTTCAACAACTACTTCAACGGTTCTGAGATCGTCGTGGCAGGAAAACTCACCGACCGGAGCGTCAAGTCTCTGCACGTCCTCGTCACAGCGAGTAACAACGACAAGGACATCGTCCTGGAGACAGACGTCCCTCTGAGACGCCAGCAGATCCAGACCCGGGAGCACGTGACAGCTGCCACCGTGGCGATGGCCGGTGGTGCGAAGGGCCCAGGGTCAGAGGTCGCACAGAGGTTAGGAGTCGCTCTGGGTTCCATCGCAGAAGACTTTGTGGAGCGTGTGTGGGGTTTCCTGAGCGTCAAAGAGGGGCTACGCTCGCGGCTGAGAAGCCAgaccagcagagagagagaagaacatGTTCATCAGGCCACAAACCTCTCCATCACCTACAACTTCCTCACTCCACTCACAGACCTGGTGCTGGAGAAGCCCGAGGTTCTGGCCCACGGCTCCATGGCTCCAGCTCCAACCGTCAGCTCAACATCTGGTGAAGCAGAGTCAACGGCCAATCAGCTTCCAGATACAGAAGACGCCGCTCTGCAGACGTCCAACACGGAGCCGAGCAGCCACACTTCGTCTCTGAGGAACACAATCG ccGATGGCGACCCTCACTTCGTGGTGGACTTTCCTCTCAGTAAACTGAGTGTCTGCTTCAACATCAACGGTGAACCTGGACACGTCCTGCGTCTGCTGTCTGACCACAGACACTCCG GCGTGACAGTGAACGGGAAACTTGTCGGCGCTCCAGCGCCACAGGGCAGCCACAAGCAGCGGCGCACCTACTTCAGCACCATCACTGTCATCGTGGATCGTCCCAAACGCGCCTACATCGAGGTGAACCCGGAGAGGGTGATCCtggacggccgagaccgcctggtGCTGCCCTGTCACTCCAGCGTCGAGGTGGACAGCGGAGTTCTGTCGGTGTCTGTCGTCGCACAATGTAACGTGACGGTGACGGTGGGCGGAGACATCAGCTTTGTCATCCTGCTGCATCACTACAGGAACCCCGCCCCTTATCAGAGGAACCACCTGGGCTTTTACATCGGAAACAGCAAAGGACTTTCACACCACTGCCACGGTCTGCTGG GTCAGTTCCTGTATGAGGAAGTGGGCGTGGCCAAACTTCCTGCACAGGAAGATGTGAAACCTTCTACAGTtctgaaggtcaaaggtcgttCGGTGCCTGTGGTTCAGAAGAGCAGACGTATCTTCAGCGGGACGCAGAGCGTGGACTGTTGGTTCGCCAGAAACAACGCAGCCCAGCTGATCGACGGAGAGTACGCGGACTACGTGGTGTCGCACATGTTCCACACTGACACGCCCATGTTCCACACCGACACGCCCGTGTTCCACACCGAGGGTGAACCTCAGGACTCATAA
- the itih5 gene encoding inter-alpha-trypsin inhibitor heavy chain H5 isoform X1, translating into MKMKMKMMMMMMMMMMGCAAQEQLQKDEDMDPDVSEFDLNFAPPRIPRQVKTILTKETKPHIQELSIRTTIISRYAFTAVYCVMLNRHSVAADATFHFHIPADAFVSNFTMIIGGRVYQSEVRPREKKVKQNKSKNKESGDASPQLDAQVFRALVNIPGRNRAVFLLTYEQLLRRRLGRYEHVTSLRPLQLVSRLSLDITIVDQSMIRDLEVLLLRNGASAQKISVKPETPVATEISNEKNVCRITFSPNIVQQAKISTSGMLGDFLVRYDVQRDMGIGDIQVLNGHFVHYFAPKDLPVVPKNVVFVIDTSASMLGKKIRQTKDALFTILKDLRPEDHFNFISFSSKVKVWQPGRLVPVTPLTVRDAKKFIFTLVPSGGTNIDGAIQTGSSLLGDYLSGSDSGPNSVSLIIFLTDGRPTVGEVQSTAILGRTRSAVRENFCIFTIGIGNDVDYRLLERMAVENCGMMRRIGEEADASAMLKGFYDEIGTPLLSDIRINYTEDSVQYVTQRLFNNYFNGSEIVVAGKLTDRSVKSLHVLVTASNNDKDIVLETDVPLRRQQIQTREHVTAATVAMAGGAKGPGSEVAQRLGVALGSIAEDFVERVWGFLSVKEGLRSRLRSQTSREREEHVHQATNLSITYNFLTPLTDLVLEKPEVLAHGSMAPAPTVSSTSGEAESTANQLPDTEDAALQTSNTEPSSHTSSLRNTIGKERKAAKKSLAVSRTSADGDPHFVVDFPLSKLSVCFNINGEPGHVLRLLSDHRHSGVTVNGKLVGAPAPQGSHKQRRTYFSTITVIVDRPKRAYIEVNPERVILDGRDRLVLPCHSSVEVDSGVLSVSVVAQCNVTVTVGGDISFVILLHHYRNPAPYQRNHLGFYIGNSKGLSHHCHGLLGQFLYEEVGVAKLPAQEDVKPSTVLKVKGRSVPVVQKSRRIFSGTQSVDCWFARNNAAQLIDGEYADYVVSHMFHTDTPMFHTDTPVFHTEGEPQDS; encoded by the exons atgaagatgaagatgaagatgatgatgatgatgatgatgatgatgatgggctGTGCTGCTCAGGAACAGCTGCAGAAGGATGAGGACATGGATCCAGACGTGTCAGAATTTGATTTAAACTTT GCTCCTCCCAGAATTCCACGACAGGTGAAAACAATCTTAACAAAG gAGACCAAACCTCACATCCAGGAACTGTCCATCAGAACCACCATCATCTCTCGTTACGCCTTCACGGCCGTTTACTGCGTCATGTTGAACCGTCACAGCGTCGCCGCTGACGCCACCTTTCACTTCCACATTCCTGCTGATGCTTTTGTCTCCAACTTCACCAT GATCATTGGTGGGCGTGTCTACCAGAGTGAGGTCAGGCCAAGGGAGAAGAAGGTCAAGcagaacaaaagcaaaaacaaagagtCAGGTGATGCAag tcctcagttGGACGCACAGGTCTTCAGAGCGCTCGTGAACATTCCCGGTAGAAACCGAGCCGTGTTCTTGCTCACGTACGAGCAGCTGCTGCGTCGCCGTCTGGGTCGATATGAACATGTGACCAGTCTGCGGCCGCTGCAGCTCGTCAGCCGCTTGAGTCTGGACATCACCATCGTGGACCAGTCCATGATCCGGGACCTGGAGGTTCTACTGCTCCGTAACGGAGCTAGTGCTCAGAAGATCTCAG TCAAACCTGAGACTCCCGTCGCCACGGAGATCAGCAACGAGAAGAACGTCTGCAGAATCACCTTCAGCCCCAACATCGTCCAACAGGCCAAGATCAGCACCAGCGGCATGCTGGGAGATTTCCTGGTTCGCTACGACGTCCAGAGAGACATGGGGATCGGAGACATTCAG GTGTTGAACGGCCATTTTGTTCACTACTTTGCTCCCAAAGATCTTCCTGTCGTTCCTAAGAACGTGGTGTTTGTGATCGACACCAGCGCCTCCATGCTAGGGAAGAAGATCCGACAG aCTAAAGACGCTCTCTTCACCATCCTGAAAGACCTGCGTCCAGAAGATCACTTTAACTTCATCAGCTTCTCCAGCAAAGTCAAAGTGTGGCAGCCCGGGCGTCTGGTTCCCGTCACGCCGCTCACCGTCAGAGACGCCAAGAAGTTCATATTCACGCTGGTTCCTTCAGGAG GTACGAACATCGATGGAGCGATCCAGACCGGCTCCTCTCTGCTGGGTGATTATCTCTCAGGTTCTGACTCGGGTCCAAACAGCGTCTCGCTCATCATCTTCTTGACGGACGGACGGCCGACTGTCGGGGAAGTCCAGTCAACTGCGATCTTAGGCAGAACCCGCTCCGCCGTGCGGGAGAACTTCTGCATCTTCACCATCGGGATCGGGAACGACGTGGATTATCGTCTGCTGGAGCGAATGGCCGTGGAAAACTGTGGGATGATGAGACGCATCGGCGAGGAGGCCGACGCCAGCGCCATGCTCAAAGG GTTCTACGATGAGATCGGGACGCCCCTGCTCTCTGACATCAGGATCAACTACACAGAAGACTCGGTGCAGTACGTCACTCAGCGTCTGTTCAACAACTACTTCAACGGTTCTGAGATCGTCGTGGCAGGAAAACTCACCGACCGGAGCGTCAAGTCTCTGCACGTCCTCGTCACAGCGAGTAACAACGACAAGGACATCGTCCTGGAGACAGACGTCCCTCTGAGACGCCAGCAGATCCAGACCCGGGAGCACGTGACAGCTGCCACCGTGGCGATGGCCGGTGGTGCGAAGGGCCCAGGGTCAGAGGTCGCACAGAGGTTAGGAGTCGCTCTGGGTTCCATCGCAGAAGACTTTGTGGAGCGTGTGTGGGGTTTCCTGAGCGTCAAAGAGGGGCTACGCTCGCGGCTGAGAAGCCAgaccagcagagagagagaagaacatGTTCATCAGGCCACAAACCTCTCCATCACCTACAACTTCCTCACTCCACTCACAGACCTGGTGCTGGAGAAGCCCGAGGTTCTGGCCCACGGCTCCATGGCTCCAGCTCCAACCGTCAGCTCAACATCTGGTGAAGCAGAGTCAACGGCCAATCAGCTTCCAGATACAGAAGACGCCGCTCTGCAGACGTCCAACACGGAGCCGAGCAGCCACACTTCGTCTCTGAGGAACACAATCG gtaaagaaagaaaagcagcaaagaaATCGCTCGCAGTCTCCAGAACATCAG ccGATGGCGACCCTCACTTCGTGGTGGACTTTCCTCTCAGTAAACTGAGTGTCTGCTTCAACATCAACGGTGAACCTGGACACGTCCTGCGTCTGCTGTCTGACCACAGACACTCCG GCGTGACAGTGAACGGGAAACTTGTCGGCGCTCCAGCGCCACAGGGCAGCCACAAGCAGCGGCGCACCTACTTCAGCACCATCACTGTCATCGTGGATCGTCCCAAACGCGCCTACATCGAGGTGAACCCGGAGAGGGTGATCCtggacggccgagaccgcctggtGCTGCCCTGTCACTCCAGCGTCGAGGTGGACAGCGGAGTTCTGTCGGTGTCTGTCGTCGCACAATGTAACGTGACGGTGACGGTGGGCGGAGACATCAGCTTTGTCATCCTGCTGCATCACTACAGGAACCCCGCCCCTTATCAGAGGAACCACCTGGGCTTTTACATCGGAAACAGCAAAGGACTTTCACACCACTGCCACGGTCTGCTGG GTCAGTTCCTGTATGAGGAAGTGGGCGTGGCCAAACTTCCTGCACAGGAAGATGTGAAACCTTCTACAGTtctgaaggtcaaaggtcgttCGGTGCCTGTGGTTCAGAAGAGCAGACGTATCTTCAGCGGGACGCAGAGCGTGGACTGTTGGTTCGCCAGAAACAACGCAGCCCAGCTGATCGACGGAGAGTACGCGGACTACGTGGTGTCGCACATGTTCCACACTGACACGCCCATGTTCCACACCGACACGCCCGTGTTCCACACCGAGGGTGAACCTCAGGACTCATAA